One Ignavibacteria bacterium genomic window carries:
- a CDS encoding TIGR00282 family metallophosphoesterase, with translation MKKLKTNREILKDYINVLFIGDIVGEPGYKFTKEVLPELKKKYEIDFTIANGENINEGNGILERDAKKLLELGIDVLTGGNHTFDKIQAHNFIKNATNVLRPFNYPKGVYGNGYGVYSVKDEKCKIGVVSLMGRVYLKYIDCPFRGFDEVYKAVSKETKIIFVDFHAEASAEKLAFYYYADGRASAIVGTHTHVQTADERISENGTAYITDSGMTGPYDSVIGTNKESAIKRFIFSTPHRHEVATNDVKFAGMFYKINKDTGKTEVMERIFFPEFKK, from the coding sequence TTGAAAAAATTAAAAACGAACAGAGAAATTTTGAAAGATTACATTAACGTTCTTTTTATAGGGGACATTGTCGGTGAGCCGGGATATAAATTCACAAAAGAAGTTTTACCTGAGCTTAAAAAGAAATATGAAATCGATTTTACGATTGCAAACGGGGAGAATATAAATGAAGGCAACGGCATACTCGAGCGTGACGCAAAAAAACTTCTTGAGCTTGGAATTGATGTTTTAACGGGTGGAAATCACACTTTTGACAAGATTCAGGCGCATAATTTCATCAAAAATGCAACAAATGTACTGCGTCCTTTTAACTATCCGAAGGGGGTTTACGGGAACGGCTACGGAGTTTATAGCGTTAAAGATGAAAAGTGCAAAATAGGCGTTGTCAGCCTGATGGGACGTGTTTATTTGAAATATATCGATTGTCCCTTCAGAGGATTCGATGAAGTGTATAAAGCAGTCAGCAAAGAAACAAAGATAATTTTTGTTGATTTCCATGCGGAAGCATCGGCAGAAAAACTCGCATTTTATTATTATGCGGACGGCAGAGCATCTGCAATAGTCGGTACACATACTCATGTGCAGACAGCCGATGAGAGGATTTCCGAAAACGGAACTGCATATATTACAGATTCCGGCATGACGGGACCTTATGATTCCGTAATTGGCACGAATAAAGAATCCGCCATAAAAAGATTTATCTTCAGCACTCCCCACCGCCATGAGGTTGCGACAAATGATGTTAAGTTTGCAGGTATGTTTTATAAAATAAATAAAGATACGGGGAAAACGGAAGTTATGGAAAGAATATTCTTCCCTGAATTTAAAAAATAA